Proteins encoded within one genomic window of Mycolicibacterium aubagnense:
- a CDS encoding glycoside hydrolase family 3 N-terminal domain-containing protein, with product MSLHRTLGVLALVSGLVAGCSSSSDHPAASSTSSPAKSTASSSKPMDAPAPTAPPCDPHALLSTLTLRQKLAQLLMVGVKDAADARAAVTQQQVGGIFIGSWTDLSMLSDGTIGALQAASGALPLAVSIDEEGGRVSRLKKLIGPQESARVLATTKTPAEVQAIAKDRGQQMKDKFGITVDFAPDADVTEEADDEVIGDRSFGSDPQKVTEYAGAYAAGLREAGLVPVLKHFPGHGHGSGDSHTGGVKTPPLEALKDNDLVPYRTLTTQQPVAVMVGHLQVPGLTLGDDPASLSKPAYDLLRSGQYGGPPFDGVVFTDDLTGMAAISQHFGVADAALKALQAGADVALWITTDGIPDVLDKLEAAAQAGQLDQAQIDKSVLRVAAMKGPGAKCVK from the coding sequence ATGTCCCTGCACCGAACCCTCGGCGTACTGGCACTGGTGTCCGGATTGGTGGCGGGTTGCTCCTCGTCGTCCGACCATCCTGCTGCGTCCAGCACGTCCAGCCCGGCCAAGAGCACGGCCTCCTCCAGCAAGCCCATGGACGCCCCCGCGCCGACCGCCCCGCCGTGCGATCCGCACGCCCTGCTCAGCACCCTCACGCTGCGGCAGAAGCTGGCCCAGTTGCTCATGGTGGGCGTCAAGGATGCCGCCGATGCCCGTGCCGCGGTGACTCAGCAGCAGGTCGGCGGCATCTTCATCGGGAGCTGGACGGACCTGTCCATGCTGTCCGACGGCACCATCGGTGCGCTGCAGGCCGCGTCAGGTGCGCTGCCGCTGGCGGTCAGCATCGACGAAGAAGGCGGCCGGGTGTCCCGGCTGAAGAAGCTGATCGGGCCGCAGGAGTCGGCGCGCGTCCTCGCGACGACCAAGACCCCGGCCGAGGTCCAGGCCATCGCCAAGGACCGCGGGCAGCAGATGAAGGACAAGTTCGGCATCACCGTCGACTTCGCGCCCGACGCCGACGTCACCGAAGAAGCTGATGACGAGGTGATCGGAGACCGCTCCTTCGGCTCGGACCCGCAGAAGGTGACCGAGTACGCCGGCGCCTACGCCGCGGGCCTGCGCGAGGCGGGGCTGGTTCCGGTGCTCAAGCACTTCCCCGGTCACGGCCACGGCTCGGGCGACTCGCACACCGGGGGCGTGAAGACGCCGCCGCTGGAGGCGCTGAAGGACAACGACCTGGTGCCGTACCGGACGTTGACGACGCAGCAGCCCGTCGCCGTGATGGTCGGGCACCTGCAGGTGCCCGGCCTGACCCTCGGCGACGACCCGGCCAGCCTCAGCAAGCCGGCCTACGACCTGCTGCGCAGCGGCCAGTACGGCGGCCCGCCGTTCGACGGCGTCGTGTTCACCGACGATCTGACCGGCATGGCTGCCATCAGTCAGCACTTCGGCGTCGCTGACGCGGCGTTGAAGGCGCTCCAAGCCGGCGCGGACGTCGCGCTGTGGATCACCACCGACGGCATCCCGGACGTGCTGGACAAGCTCGAGGCGGCCGCGCAGGCCGGGCAGCTGGACCAGGCGCAGATCGACAAGTCGGTGCTGCGGGTGGCGGCCATGAAAGGGCCGGGCGCGAAATGCGTGAAGTGA
- a CDS encoding TetR/AcrR family transcriptional regulator, translating into MAGGTKRLPRAVREQQMLDAAVQMFSVNGYHETSMDAIAAQAEISKPMLYLYYGSKEELFAACLDRELTRFVDTVRADINFAQSPRDLLRNAVLSFMTYIDRNRASWIVLYTQATSSQAFAHTVREGREKIIDLVARLLSTGTRNPEPDSDFEMMAVALVGAGEAIASRVSAGDTDVNDATELMINLFWRGLKGKRAES; encoded by the coding sequence ATGGCAGGTGGAACCAAGCGGCTGCCGCGGGCCGTCCGCGAACAGCAGATGCTCGACGCCGCCGTGCAGATGTTCTCGGTGAACGGCTATCACGAGACCTCGATGGACGCGATCGCCGCGCAGGCCGAGATTTCCAAGCCGATGCTGTACCTCTATTACGGCTCGAAGGAAGAGCTGTTCGCCGCGTGCCTGGATCGGGAGCTGACCCGCTTCGTCGACACCGTCCGGGCGGACATCAACTTCGCCCAGAGTCCGCGCGACCTGCTGCGTAACGCGGTGCTGTCGTTCATGACGTACATCGACCGCAACCGGGCGTCCTGGATCGTGCTGTACACCCAGGCCACCAGCTCGCAGGCGTTCGCCCACACGGTGCGCGAGGGCCGTGAGAAGATCATCGACCTGGTTGCCCGGCTGCTGAGTACCGGTACGCGAAACCCGGAGCCGGACAGCGACTTCGAGATGATGGCCGTGGCCCTGGTGGGCGCGGGTGAGGCCATCGCGTCGCGGGTGAGTGCCGGTGACACTGATGTCAACGATGCCACCGAGCTGATGATCAACCTGTTCTGGCGCGGCCTGAAGGGCAAGCGCGCCGAGTCCTGA
- a CDS encoding ABC transporter substrate-binding protein yields the protein MSRRTIVLVSLIVSLVCSCGGPRATGTLNAGTAGYPVTLQNCGRTVTVTAPPRRAVSINQPASELLLALGLSDRMAGTASWSDDVRPDLADDNAKVSVLSREFPSFERVLKEKPDFVYATFDWSFTDQGVAPRDRFERLGVPTYQSSSECGGQDAAQQRALTLDDMYAEIRDLAEVFDVPERGEKLVSTLRTRMATATNGLKADDVSVMWWYAGTRTPYIAGCCGAPGIVTAAVGARNAFADNRQLWPEISWEAILQRDPDVLVLADLTRGKDGDSVAAKIKFLETDPAASKLRAVRERRWIVLPASAMDPSLRNVDAVETFASGLRAFGLGGKS from the coding sequence GTGTCTCGACGTACCATTGTCCTTGTCTCACTGATTGTTTCGCTGGTCTGCTCATGTGGCGGACCGCGCGCGACCGGAACTCTCAACGCCGGAACGGCCGGCTATCCCGTCACGTTGCAGAACTGCGGACGCACGGTGACGGTGACAGCGCCACCGCGGCGTGCGGTGTCGATCAATCAGCCGGCCAGCGAACTGCTCCTGGCGCTCGGGCTCAGCGACCGCATGGCCGGTACCGCATCCTGGAGCGACGACGTGCGGCCCGACCTCGCCGACGACAACGCCAAAGTGTCTGTGCTGAGCCGAGAATTTCCATCGTTCGAGCGGGTGCTCAAGGAGAAGCCAGACTTCGTCTACGCGACGTTCGACTGGTCGTTCACCGATCAGGGCGTCGCCCCGCGGGATCGGTTCGAGCGCCTCGGGGTGCCGACGTACCAGTCCTCCAGCGAGTGCGGTGGCCAGGACGCGGCGCAGCAGCGCGCGTTGACCCTCGACGACATGTACGCCGAAATCCGCGACCTTGCCGAGGTTTTCGATGTTCCTGAGCGCGGTGAAAAGTTGGTGTCGACATTGCGGACCCGGATGGCGACCGCGACAAACGGCCTCAAAGCCGACGACGTCTCTGTGATGTGGTGGTACGCCGGTACCAGAACTCCATACATCGCGGGCTGCTGCGGTGCGCCCGGGATCGTCACCGCCGCCGTCGGAGCGCGCAACGCGTTCGCCGACAACCGGCAACTGTGGCCCGAGATTTCCTGGGAGGCCATTCTGCAACGCGATCCCGATGTGCTGGTCCTCGCCGATCTCACCCGGGGCAAGGACGGTGACAGCGTCGCCGCCAAGATCAAGTTCCTCGAAACCGACCCCGCGGCCAGCAAATTGAGGGCTGTGCGGGAGCGGCGGTGGATCGTGCTGCCTGCCAGCGCGATGGACCCGTCGCTGCGCAACGTGGATGCCGTCGAGACCTTCGCATCCGGGCTGCGCGCGTTCGGGCTGGGCGGAAAGTCCTGA
- a CDS encoding FecCD family ABC transporter permease: protein MVMLGLAVLALSIAAAMIIGPADLGFGDVYAVVAQHVWGRPADITPIDDGIVWELRLPRALLAASCGAGLGICGAILQSLMRNPLADPFMLGISSGASTGAVLVVVAGIGGALTLSGGAFIGAVIAFVLVLALAAVSGGGQDRVLLAGVAGTQLFSAATALVVFSSADAQQTRGVLFWLLGSLAGAGWSQVALCGLICAVCLAICWLHSDALDAFAFGRDAAAALGVSVRRVRAVLLATTALLTAVLVSAAGAIGFVGLVLPHAARMIVGPSHRRLLPVTAITGAIFLVWVDAAARTVFAPQELPVGVVTALVGVPIFMWILARRRRFR from the coding sequence ATGGTGATGCTCGGCCTCGCGGTCCTGGCGCTGTCGATCGCGGCGGCGATGATCATCGGGCCCGCCGACCTCGGGTTCGGCGACGTGTATGCCGTCGTCGCGCAACATGTTTGGGGCCGTCCAGCGGATATCACACCGATCGACGACGGCATCGTGTGGGAGCTGCGGTTGCCACGGGCGCTACTGGCTGCCAGCTGCGGTGCGGGCCTGGGTATCTGCGGGGCGATCCTGCAGTCGCTGATGCGCAACCCATTGGCCGACCCGTTCATGCTGGGCATCTCCTCCGGTGCATCCACGGGAGCGGTGCTGGTGGTGGTGGCGGGTATCGGTGGTGCGCTGACGCTGTCGGGCGGTGCTTTCATCGGTGCGGTGATCGCGTTCGTTCTGGTCCTGGCGCTGGCCGCCGTCTCCGGCGGCGGGCAGGACCGCGTACTGCTGGCCGGAGTCGCTGGTACCCAGCTCTTTTCGGCGGCCACGGCGTTGGTGGTGTTCTCTTCCGCCGACGCTCAACAGACCCGCGGAGTGCTGTTCTGGCTGCTCGGCTCGCTGGCCGGGGCCGGCTGGTCTCAGGTGGCGCTGTGCGGTCTCATCTGCGCGGTCTGCCTGGCGATCTGCTGGCTGCATTCAGATGCCTTGGATGCGTTCGCTTTCGGTCGTGACGCGGCCGCCGCGTTGGGTGTCTCGGTGCGGCGGGTCCGGGCCGTCTTGTTGGCGACCACGGCGCTGCTTACGGCCGTGCTGGTGAGTGCGGCCGGCGCAATCGGTTTCGTCGGACTGGTATTGCCGCACGCGGCTCGGATGATCGTCGGGCCGTCCCACCGCCGGCTGCTGCCGGTCACCGCGATCACCGGCGCCATCTTCCTGGTCTGGGTCGACGCGGCGGCCCGCACGGTATTCGCGCCCCAGGAATTGCCGGTCGGCGTGGTGACGGCGCTCGTCGGTGTGCCGATCTTCATGTGGATTCTGGCTCGCCGCAGGAGGTTTCGGTGA
- a CDS encoding ABC transporter ATP-binding protein, with the protein MTASIAAESVSWSAGGRLVIDGVSLTVADGETLGLLGPNGAGKSSLLRLLAGLRHPDGGAVLLTGRSLAGHRRRAVAQRIAVVEQQVGTELDVTVEQIVRLGRIPHRDIWSGDTEADNRAVERALVYTETAGMRDRDWRTLSGGEQQRVQIARALAQEPRELLLDEPTNHLDIRHQFELLALIRALPVTAVVTLHDLTLAALFCDRLVVLDKGRVVAAGTPAEVLTAELISSVYGVAARVVPDGAGNGRPSVQLLPPDTRPM; encoded by the coding sequence GTGACGGCCTCGATCGCGGCGGAATCGGTCAGCTGGTCGGCCGGTGGACGGCTCGTCATCGACGGGGTGTCCCTGACGGTGGCCGACGGTGAGACGCTGGGGTTGCTCGGGCCCAACGGCGCCGGCAAGTCCTCATTGTTGCGCCTGCTCGCCGGACTGCGGCATCCCGACGGTGGGGCGGTCCTGCTCACCGGACGTTCACTGGCCGGCCATCGGCGCCGCGCCGTCGCGCAACGCATCGCGGTGGTCGAGCAGCAGGTCGGCACGGAGTTGGACGTGACCGTCGAGCAGATTGTGCGGTTGGGCCGAATTCCGCACCGCGACATCTGGTCTGGCGATACGGAGGCCGACAACCGCGCCGTCGAGCGTGCCCTCGTGTACACCGAGACTGCCGGCATGCGCGACCGGGACTGGCGGACGCTGTCCGGCGGTGAACAGCAGCGGGTACAGATTGCCCGGGCGCTCGCTCAGGAGCCCCGTGAACTGCTGCTGGACGAACCCACCAACCATCTCGACATCCGCCACCAGTTCGAGTTGCTCGCGCTCATCCGTGCGCTGCCGGTGACGGCGGTGGTGACGCTGCACGACCTCACGCTCGCGGCACTGTTCTGCGACCGGCTCGTCGTGCTCGACAAGGGGCGGGTTGTGGCGGCCGGTACCCCCGCCGAAGTGCTTACTGCCGAATTGATTTCGTCGGTCTACGGCGTCGCGGCTCGCGTCGTTCCCGACGGCGCCGGCAATGGCCGCCCGTCGGTCCAACTGCTCCCGCCCGATACCCGCCCAATGTGA
- a CDS encoding MaoC/PaaZ C-terminal domain-containing protein: MAQPNGLLNMARAVAGALPFVSRGSTLPARTVTVSGLTIDPKNVAEYAAVTGLRFGDTVPLTYPFALTFPTMMSLVTGFDFPFAAMGSVHIENHITQYRPIKVTDKLDVAVRAENLREHRKGLLVDIITDIKVGNDLVWSQVTTFLHQQRTSLSGEPKPEPVKQPKLPPPNAVISISPGQIRHYADIGGDHNPIHTSSIGAKLFGFPTAIAHGMFSAAAVLANIEGQLPDAVRYSVKFGKPVLLPAKVGLYVSQDGDGWELALRNLSKGYPHLTATVTAL; this comes from the coding sequence ATGGCACAACCAAACGGTCTTTTGAACATGGCGCGGGCGGTGGCAGGTGCACTGCCGTTCGTGTCGCGCGGCTCCACCCTGCCGGCCCGCACCGTCACGGTGTCGGGCCTGACCATCGACCCGAAGAATGTTGCCGAGTACGCCGCGGTGACCGGGCTGCGGTTCGGCGACACCGTGCCGCTGACCTACCCGTTCGCGCTGACGTTCCCGACCATGATGTCGCTGGTCACCGGATTCGATTTCCCGTTCGCCGCAATGGGTTCGGTGCACATCGAGAACCACATCACCCAGTACCGGCCCATCAAGGTCACCGACAAACTGGACGTCGCGGTGCGCGCGGAGAACCTGCGCGAGCACCGCAAGGGTCTGCTGGTCGACATCATCACCGACATCAAGGTCGGCAATGATCTGGTGTGGAGCCAGGTCACCACGTTTCTGCACCAGCAGCGGACCAGCCTGTCGGGCGAGCCCAAGCCCGAGCCGGTCAAGCAGCCGAAGCTGCCGCCGCCCAACGCGGTCATCAGCATCAGCCCCGGCCAGATTCGGCACTACGCCGACATCGGCGGCGACCACAACCCGATCCACACCAGCTCCATCGGCGCCAAGCTGTTCGGCTTCCCGACCGCGATCGCGCACGGAATGTTCAGCGCCGCAGCGGTTCTGGCCAACATCGAGGGCCAGCTTCCGGACGCCGTTCGGTACTCCGTCAAGTTCGGGAAGCCCGTGCTGCTGCCGGCCAAGGTCGGGCTGTACGTCTCACAGGACGGCGACGGCTGGGAGCTCGCGCTGCGCAATCTGTCGAAGGGCTACCCGCACCTGACCGCGACGGTCACCGCGCTGTAA
- a CDS encoding 3-oxoacyl-ACP reductase has translation MADVLSQVLTSGPGSFLAKQLGVPQPQPLRRYKAGEPALNGPLLIGGEGRVAEPLRAALADDYDLVGNNVGGRWADSFGGLLFDATGITKPEQLKELHKFFTPVLRNLAANSRVVVVGTTPDETDTIDERIAQRALEGFTRSLGKELQRGATIGLVYLSAKASPAASGIESTVRFLLSGKSAYVDGQVFYVGAADSVAPADWDKPLAGKVALVTGAARGIGAEIARVFARDGAAVVAIDVPQAADALAETAAAVGGTALALDVTADDAVEKIVAHLAENYSGINGGKADVLVNNAGITRDKLLANMDDARWDSVIAVNLLAPQRLAQGLVENGTIGEGGRIVGLSSMAGIAGNRGQTNYAATKAGMIGMTDAFAPVFGEKGVTINAVAPGFIETKMTDAIPLATREVGRRLNSLFQGGLPVDVAELIAYFASPASNAVTGNTIRVCGQALLGA, from the coding sequence ATGGCTGACGTCCTCTCCCAAGTTCTGACCTCCGGCCCAGGTTCGTTCCTGGCCAAACAGCTCGGCGTGCCGCAGCCCCAGCCGCTGCGCCGCTACAAGGCCGGCGAGCCGGCGCTGAACGGCCCACTGCTGATCGGCGGCGAAGGCCGCGTCGCCGAGCCGCTGCGTGCTGCCCTGGCCGACGACTACGACCTGGTCGGCAACAACGTCGGCGGCCGCTGGGCCGACTCGTTCGGTGGCCTGCTGTTCGACGCCACCGGCATCACCAAGCCCGAGCAGCTCAAGGAGCTGCACAAGTTCTTCACCCCGGTGCTGCGCAACCTGGCCGCCAACAGCCGCGTCGTGGTCGTCGGCACCACGCCCGACGAGACCGACACCATCGACGAGCGCATCGCCCAGCGCGCCCTCGAAGGCTTCACCCGGTCGCTCGGCAAGGAGCTGCAGCGCGGCGCCACCATCGGGCTGGTCTACCTGTCGGCCAAGGCCTCGCCGGCCGCGTCGGGCATCGAGTCGACCGTCCGCTTCCTGCTGTCGGGCAAGTCGGCCTACGTCGACGGCCAGGTGTTCTACGTCGGTGCCGCCGACTCCGTCGCCCCGGCGGACTGGGACAAGCCGCTGGCCGGCAAGGTCGCCCTGGTGACCGGTGCCGCCCGCGGTATCGGCGCCGAGATCGCCCGGGTGTTCGCGCGCGATGGCGCTGCCGTCGTCGCCATCGACGTGCCGCAGGCCGCCGACGCGCTCGCCGAGACCGCTGCCGCGGTCGGTGGCACAGCGCTGGCGCTGGACGTGACGGCCGACGACGCCGTCGAAAAAATTGTTGCGCACCTGGCGGAGAACTATTCGGGCATCAACGGCGGTAAGGCCGATGTGCTGGTCAACAACGCCGGCATCACCCGCGACAAGCTGCTCGCCAACATGGACGACGCCCGCTGGGACTCGGTGATCGCCGTGAACCTCCTTGCGCCGCAACGCCTTGCGCAGGGTCTGGTGGAGAACGGCACCATCGGTGAAGGCGGCCGGATCGTTGGCCTGTCGTCGATGGCCGGTATCGCCGGTAACCGCGGCCAGACCAACTACGCCGCCACCAAGGCCGGCATGATCGGCATGACCGACGCGTTCGCCCCGGTATTCGGCGAGAAGGGCGTCACCATCAACGCCGTCGCGCCGGGCTTCATCGAGACCAAGATGACCGACGCCATCCCGCTGGCCACCCGCGAGGTCGGCCGTCGGCTCAACTCGCTGTTCCAGGGCGGCCTGCCGGTCGACGTCGCCGAGCTGATCGCGTACTTCGCCAGCCCCGCGTCGAATGCCGTGACCGGCAACACGATCCGGGTCTGCGGCCAGGCCCTGCTGGGAGCGTGA
- a CDS encoding acetyl-CoA C-acetyltransferase — translation MAETNSRRRVAILGGNRIPFARSDGAYANASNQDMFTAALDGLIDRFNLKGEKLDMVIGGAVLKHSRDFNLMRECVLGTSLSPYTPAFDLQQACGTGLQSAIAAADGIAAGRYQVAAAGGVDTASDAPIALGNDLRRVLLSLRRAKSNVDRLKLVGKLPAAVGVEIPVNSEARTGLSMGEHAAQTAKEMGVKRTDQDALAAASHQNMAAAYDRGFFDDLVSPFLGLYRDNNLRADSSTEKLAKLKPVFGVKLGDATMTAGNSTPLTDGASVALLSTDEWAAERNIPVLAYFVDSETAAVDYVNGPDGLLMAPTYAVPRLLARNGLTLQDFDFYEIHEAFASVVLATLAAWESPEYCKGRLGLDAPLGSIDRSKLNVNGSSLAAGHPFAATGGRIVAQLAKQLAEKKAANGGTGTYRGLISICAAGGQGVTAILEA, via the coding sequence GTGGCCGAGACCAACAGCCGCCGCCGGGTAGCAATCCTGGGTGGTAATCGCATTCCCTTCGCACGATCCGACGGTGCGTACGCAAACGCCTCCAACCAGGACATGTTCACCGCGGCCCTGGACGGTCTGATCGACCGCTTCAACCTCAAGGGCGAAAAGCTCGACATGGTGATCGGCGGCGCCGTGCTCAAACACAGCCGTGATTTCAATCTCATGCGCGAGTGTGTGCTGGGCACCTCGCTGTCGCCGTATACGCCGGCGTTCGACCTGCAGCAGGCCTGTGGCACCGGCCTGCAGTCGGCCATCGCGGCTGCTGACGGTATCGCTGCCGGCCGCTACCAGGTGGCCGCGGCCGGTGGTGTGGACACCGCGTCGGACGCACCCATCGCCCTCGGCAACGACCTGCGCCGCGTGCTGCTGAGCCTGCGGCGCGCCAAGTCGAACGTCGACCGGCTCAAGCTCGTCGGCAAGCTGCCGGCCGCCGTCGGCGTCGAGATCCCGGTCAACAGCGAGGCCCGCACCGGCCTGTCGATGGGCGAGCACGCCGCCCAGACCGCCAAGGAGATGGGCGTCAAGCGCACCGATCAGGACGCCCTGGCCGCTGCCAGCCACCAGAACATGGCCGCTGCCTACGACCGCGGCTTCTTCGATGACCTGGTCAGCCCCTTCCTGGGCCTGTACCGCGACAACAATCTGCGCGCCGACTCCTCGACCGAGAAGCTGGCCAAGCTCAAGCCGGTCTTCGGGGTCAAGCTGGGTGACGCCACCATGACCGCCGGCAACTCGACCCCGCTGACCGACGGCGCGTCGGTGGCGCTGCTGTCCACCGACGAGTGGGCCGCCGAGCGGAACATCCCGGTGCTGGCCTACTTCGTCGACTCCGAAACCGCCGCCGTCGACTACGTCAACGGCCCGGACGGCCTGCTCATGGCTCCGACCTACGCCGTGCCGCGGCTGCTGGCCCGCAACGGCCTGACGCTGCAGGACTTCGACTTCTACGAGATTCACGAGGCGTTCGCCTCCGTGGTGCTGGCCACGCTCGCGGCGTGGGAGTCGCCCGAGTACTGCAAGGGCCGCCTCGGTCTGGACGCCCCGCTCGGGTCTATCGACCGGTCGAAGCTCAACGTCAACGGCTCGTCGCTGGCCGCGGGTCACCCGTTCGCCGCGACCGGCGGCCGCATCGTGGCCCAGCTGGCCAAGCAGCTCGCCGAGAAGAAGGCTGCGAACGGAGGGACCGGAACCTACCGCGGCCTGATCTCCATCTGCGCCGCAGGTGGGCAGGGCGTCACCGCCATCCTGGAGGCGTAG